Proteins encoded by one window of Nasonia vitripennis strain AsymCx chromosome 5, Nvit_psr_1.1, whole genome shotgun sequence:
- the LOC100124244 gene encoding dynamin-1-like protein isoform X1 — protein MEALIPVINKLQDVFNTVGADAIQLPQIVVLGTQSSGKSSVIESLVGRTFLPRGTGIVTRRPLVLQLVYAPKDDKEYRSAEDGTLDVDEWGTFLHQKNRIYKDFDQIRQEIESETDRMAGANKGICPEPINLKIFSKSVVNLTLIDLPGITKVPVGDQPEDIESQIRQLVLKYICNPNSIILAVVTANTDMATSESLKLSKDVDPDGRRTLAVVTKLDLMDAGTDAIDILCGRVIPVKLGIIGVVNRSQQDIMNKKTIQDALKDEAAFLQRKYPTLANRNGTPYLAKTLNRLLMHHIRDCLPDLKTRVNVMVSQFQTLLNSYGEDVGDKSQTLLQIITKFASSYCSTIEGTARNIETTELCGGARICYIFHETFGKTLDSIHPLAGLTKMDILTAIRNATGPRPALFVPEVSFELLVKRQIRRLEEPSLRCVELVHEEMQRIIQHCGTEVQQEMLRFPKLHERIVDVVTQLLRRRLPTTNSMVENLVAIELAYINTKHPDFHKDAALVSSLLKNAEMNQPKQNRRHLSSSATTTTSTNAIIPVQENRPSYNRDDYNAFSEQNNKENIQQNHWLLSNLLPQGRAESASSVDGSPVRTRDETASSNPNQSPDGVVELQKGSPQQKAVNLLPEVPMQTSRKLSDREQRDCDVIERLIKSYFYIVRKSIQDSVPKAVMHFLVNYVKDNLQSELVTHLYKSDHAEHLLNESEHIAVRRKEAADMLKALTQAGHIISEIRETHMW, from the exons ATGGAAGCTTTAATTCCCGTTATTAATAAGCTGCAGGACGTATTTAATACCGTCGGTGCCGATGCCATACAGTTGCCGCAGATCGTCGTTTTAGGAACACAg AGCTCTGGAAAGTCGTCAGTTATTGAAAGTCTTGTGGGACGAACATTTTTACCAAGAGGCACAGGAATTGTGACGCGTAGACCACTAGTATTGCAGTTAGTTTATGCTCCAAAAGATGACAAAGAGTATCGCAGCGCTGAAGATGGGACTCTGGATGTCGATGAATGGGGCACCTTTCTCCATCAGAAAAATAGAATCTACAAAGACTTTGATCAGATTCGCCAAGAAATCGAAAGTGAGACGGATCGAATGGCTGGTGCTAACAAAGGAATCTGCCCAGAGCCCAtaaacttgaaaattttttcaaaatcagtGGTTAACTTGACATTGATTGATTTGCCAGGAATAACAAAAGTTCCTGTTGGTGACCAACCAGAAGATATTGAAAGTCAAATTCGTCAATTAGTTCTCAAATACATCTGTAATCCCAATTCCATAATTTTGGCTGTTGTAACAGCCAATACAGATATGGCAACTAGCGAGAGTTTAAAACTTAGTAAGGATGTTGATCCAGATGGGAGACGTACACTGGCTGTTGTTACAAAATTAGATCTTATGGATGCTG GTACGGATGCAATTGATATATTGTGTGGACGAGTGATTCCTGTGAAATTGGGCATTATTGGCGTTGTGAATCGCTCTCAGCAAGATATTATGAACAAAAAGACCATACAGGATGCTTTGAAAGACGAAGCTGCATTTTTACAGCGTAAATATCCTACTTTAGCAAACAGAAATGGAACACCTTACTTAGCAAAAACCCTGAATCGTTTACTGATGCATCATATCCGCGATTGCCTACCAGATTTAAAG ACGCGGGTTAATGTAATGGTTTCTCAGTTCCAAACTTTGCTCAATTCTTACGGAGAAGATGTAGGAGATAAGAGCCAAACACTTCTCCAAATTATTACGAAATTTGCGAGTAGTTACTGTTCTACCATTGAAGGTACTGCCAGAAATATAGAAACAACCGAGTTATGCGGAGGCGCACGCatttgttacatttttcaCGAAACTTTTGGTAAAACTTTGGATTCCATTCACCCGCTGGCCGGCTTAACGAAAATGGATATCCTGACTGCCATTCGAAATGCTACTGGCCCAAGGCCTGCTCTCTTTGTGCCTGAAGTTTCTTTTGAACTACTAGTCAAAAGGCAAATTCGCCGACTTGAAGAGCCTTCATTGCGTTGCGTTGAACTTGTACACGAAGAAATGCAGCGAATCATACAACACTGTGGAACAGAAGTTCAACAGGAAATGTTGCGTTTCCCGAAGCTACATGAACGCATAGTCGACGTTGTTACGCAACTTTTGCGCCGACGACTTCCTACGACGAATTCAATG GTGGAAAATCTAGTCGCTATAGAATTGGCTTATATTAACACCAAGCATCCAGATTTTCATAAAGATGCCGCTCTTGTCTCGTCATTATTGAAAAATGCCGAAATGAATCAGCCAAAACAAAACAGAAGACATTTATCTTCTTCTGCTACTACAACTACTTCTACAAATGCCATAATTCCTGTTCAGGAAAAT AGACCGTCATACAATCGAGATGACTACAATGCATTTTCGGAGCAGaataacaaagaaaatataCAGCAAAATCATTGGCTGCTCAGTAATTTACTACCACAGGGAAGGGCCGAATCAGCTAGTTCGGTAGACGGATCGCCAGTACGAACCCGTGATGAAACGGCTTCGTCAAATCCAAATCAAAGTCCCGATGGCGTAGTAGAACTGCAAAAGGGGTCACCCCAACAGAAAGCAGTTAATCTACTACCCGAAGTACCAATGCAAACATCTCGTAAACTCAGCGATCGAGAGCAACGAGATTGCGACGTTATCG AGAGGCTCATCAAGTCGTACTTTTATATCGTTCGTAAATCAATACAAGACAGCGTACCCAAAGCTGTCATGCATTTCTTAGTTAATTACGTGAAGGATAATTTACAAAGCGAACTGGTCACGCATTTATACAAGTCTGATCATGCAGAACATTTACTTAATGAAAGTGAACACATTGCCGTTAGGCGCAAGGAAGCAGCTGACATGCTTAAA GCCCTCACCCAAGCAGGTCACATCATCAGTGAAATTCGTGAGACGCATATGTGGTAA
- the LOC100124243 gene encoding cell cycle control protein 50A isoform X2, whose translation MTTSTGEPDSAPKSKKPTDSAFKQQRLPAWQPILTAGTVLPTFFVIGIAFIPVGVGLLYFSDEVQERVIDYTGCKSINFARDQNMRCTDVIAKYPSRDCYCNETFTLPVDYNGKVYMYYGLTNFYQNHRRYVKSRDDNQLLGQLSPMVSSDCEPFAYADKNGTQVPIAPCGAIANSLFSDELSLYSHKHGSPVPLLRTGIAWPSDKNIKFKNPPGNLREAFKDYEKPKNWKKPVYELDPENESNNGFKNEDLIVWMRTSALPTFRKLYRRVDHDQDGFKDGLGAGNYTLTIKYSYQVSAFEGTKRMILSTTSLLGGKNPFLGIAYIVVGCVCLLLGIALLIIHIKCSKSKLI comes from the exons ATGACGACCAGTACTGGTGAACCAGATTCAGCTCCAAAATCTAAAAAACCTACAG ACAGTGCCTTTAAACAGCAGCGGCTACCTGCATGGCAGcccatacttactgctggaacTGTATTACCAACTTTCTTCGTCATTGGTATAGCTTTCATACCGGTTGGTGTTGgccttttatatttttcggACGAAGTTCAAGAACGCGTAATAGATTACACTGGCtgtaaatcaattaattttgcACGTGACCAAAATATGAGATGCACTGATGTGATTGCCAAGTATCCTTCACGCGACTGTTACTGCAATGAAACCTTTACATTGCCTGTAGATTATAATGGAAAAGTTTACATGTACTATGGTCTtactaatttttatcaaaaccATCGACGTTACGTCAAGTCTCGTGATGATAACCAGTTATTAGGCCAATTAAGCCCTATGGTTTCTAGTGATTGTGAACCCTTTGCTTATGCAGATAAAAATGGTACTCAGGTACCAATAGCACCGTGTGGTGCCATAGCTAATTCTCTCTTTAGCGATGAACTTAGCTTGTACTCTCATAAGCATGGCTCACCAGTGCCATTATTAAGAACTGGAATAGCATGGCCTTCCgacaaaaatatcaaatttaaaaatccacCTGGAAATCTGAGAGAAGCTTTTAAGGattatgaaaaaccaaagaATTGGAAAAAGCCAGTTTACGAGTTGGATCCTGAAAATGAAAGCAACAATGGTTTCAAGAATGAAGATCTCATAGTGTGGATGAGAACATCTGCATTGCCTACTTTCAGAAAACTGTATCGGAGAGTAGATCACGATCAGGATGGCTTTAAAGATGGTCTGGGTGCTGGAAATTATACACTAacaattaaatatt CATATCAGGTGTCAGCTTTTGAAGGAACAAAAAGAATGATTTTGAGTACAACATCACTTCTAGGTGGGAAAAATCCATTCCTTGGAATTGCATACATTGTAGTTGGATGTGTTTGCCTACTTCTAGGAATTGCTTTACTAATTATACACATCAAGTGCTCAAAAAG CAAACTTATCTAA
- the LOC100124244 gene encoding dynamin-1-like protein isoform X3, which produces MEALIPVINKLQDVFNTVGADAIQLPQIVVLGTQSSGKSSVIESLVGRTFLPRGTGIVTRRPLVLQLVYAPKDDKEYRSAEDGTLDVDEWGTFLHQKNRIYKDFDQIRQEIESETDRMAGANKGICPEPINLKIFSKSVVNLTLIDLPGITKVPVGDQPEDIESQIRQLVLKYICNPNSIILAVVTANTDMATSESLKLSKDVDPDGRRTLAVVTKLDLMDAGTDAIDILCGRVIPVKLGIIGVVNRSQQDIMNKKTIQDALKDEAAFLQRKYPTLANRNGTPYLAKTLNRLLMHHIRDCLPDLKTRVNVMVSQFQTLLNSYGEDVGDKSQTLLQIITKFASSYCSTIEGTARNIETTELCGGARICYIFHETFGKTLDSIHPLAGLTKMDILTAIRNATGPRPALFVPEVSFELLVKRQIRRLEEPSLRCVELVHEEMQRIIQHCGTEVQQEMLRFPKLHERIVDVVTQLLRRRLPTTNSMVENLVAIELAYINTKHPDFHKDAALVSSLLKNAEMNQPKQNRRHLSSSATTTTSTNAIIPVQENGRAESASSVDGSPVRTRDETASSNPNQSPDGVVELQKGSPQQKAVNLLPEVPMQTSRKLSDREQRDCDVIERLIKSYFYIVRKSIQDSVPKAVMHFLVNYVKDNLQSELVTHLYKSDHAEHLLNESEHIAVRRKEAADMLKALTQAGHIISEIRETHMW; this is translated from the exons ATGGAAGCTTTAATTCCCGTTATTAATAAGCTGCAGGACGTATTTAATACCGTCGGTGCCGATGCCATACAGTTGCCGCAGATCGTCGTTTTAGGAACACAg AGCTCTGGAAAGTCGTCAGTTATTGAAAGTCTTGTGGGACGAACATTTTTACCAAGAGGCACAGGAATTGTGACGCGTAGACCACTAGTATTGCAGTTAGTTTATGCTCCAAAAGATGACAAAGAGTATCGCAGCGCTGAAGATGGGACTCTGGATGTCGATGAATGGGGCACCTTTCTCCATCAGAAAAATAGAATCTACAAAGACTTTGATCAGATTCGCCAAGAAATCGAAAGTGAGACGGATCGAATGGCTGGTGCTAACAAAGGAATCTGCCCAGAGCCCAtaaacttgaaaattttttcaaaatcagtGGTTAACTTGACATTGATTGATTTGCCAGGAATAACAAAAGTTCCTGTTGGTGACCAACCAGAAGATATTGAAAGTCAAATTCGTCAATTAGTTCTCAAATACATCTGTAATCCCAATTCCATAATTTTGGCTGTTGTAACAGCCAATACAGATATGGCAACTAGCGAGAGTTTAAAACTTAGTAAGGATGTTGATCCAGATGGGAGACGTACACTGGCTGTTGTTACAAAATTAGATCTTATGGATGCTG GTACGGATGCAATTGATATATTGTGTGGACGAGTGATTCCTGTGAAATTGGGCATTATTGGCGTTGTGAATCGCTCTCAGCAAGATATTATGAACAAAAAGACCATACAGGATGCTTTGAAAGACGAAGCTGCATTTTTACAGCGTAAATATCCTACTTTAGCAAACAGAAATGGAACACCTTACTTAGCAAAAACCCTGAATCGTTTACTGATGCATCATATCCGCGATTGCCTACCAGATTTAAAG ACGCGGGTTAATGTAATGGTTTCTCAGTTCCAAACTTTGCTCAATTCTTACGGAGAAGATGTAGGAGATAAGAGCCAAACACTTCTCCAAATTATTACGAAATTTGCGAGTAGTTACTGTTCTACCATTGAAGGTACTGCCAGAAATATAGAAACAACCGAGTTATGCGGAGGCGCACGCatttgttacatttttcaCGAAACTTTTGGTAAAACTTTGGATTCCATTCACCCGCTGGCCGGCTTAACGAAAATGGATATCCTGACTGCCATTCGAAATGCTACTGGCCCAAGGCCTGCTCTCTTTGTGCCTGAAGTTTCTTTTGAACTACTAGTCAAAAGGCAAATTCGCCGACTTGAAGAGCCTTCATTGCGTTGCGTTGAACTTGTACACGAAGAAATGCAGCGAATCATACAACACTGTGGAACAGAAGTTCAACAGGAAATGTTGCGTTTCCCGAAGCTACATGAACGCATAGTCGACGTTGTTACGCAACTTTTGCGCCGACGACTTCCTACGACGAATTCAATG GTGGAAAATCTAGTCGCTATAGAATTGGCTTATATTAACACCAAGCATCCAGATTTTCATAAAGATGCCGCTCTTGTCTCGTCATTATTGAAAAATGCCGAAATGAATCAGCCAAAACAAAACAGAAGACATTTATCTTCTTCTGCTACTACAACTACTTCTACAAATGCCATAATTCCTGTTCAGGAAAAT GGAAGGGCCGAATCAGCTAGTTCGGTAGACGGATCGCCAGTACGAACCCGTGATGAAACGGCTTCGTCAAATCCAAATCAAAGTCCCGATGGCGTAGTAGAACTGCAAAAGGGGTCACCCCAACAGAAAGCAGTTAATCTACTACCCGAAGTACCAATGCAAACATCTCGTAAACTCAGCGATCGAGAGCAACGAGATTGCGACGTTATCG AGAGGCTCATCAAGTCGTACTTTTATATCGTTCGTAAATCAATACAAGACAGCGTACCCAAAGCTGTCATGCATTTCTTAGTTAATTACGTGAAGGATAATTTACAAAGCGAACTGGTCACGCATTTATACAAGTCTGATCATGCAGAACATTTACTTAATGAAAGTGAACACATTGCCGTTAGGCGCAAGGAAGCAGCTGACATGCTTAAA GCCCTCACCCAAGCAGGTCACATCATCAGTGAAATTCGTGAGACGCATATGTGGTAA
- the LOC100124243 gene encoding cell cycle control protein 50A isoform X1, with amino-acid sequence MTTSTGEPDSAPKSKKPTDSAFKQQRLPAWQPILTAGTVLPTFFVIGIAFIPVGVGLLYFSDEVQERVIDYTGCKSINFARDQNMRCTDVIAKYPSRDCYCNETFTLPVDYNGKVYMYYGLTNFYQNHRRYVKSRDDNQLLGQLSPMVSSDCEPFAYADKNGTQVPIAPCGAIANSLFSDELSLYSHKHGSPVPLLRTGIAWPSDKNIKFKNPPGNLREAFKDYEKPKNWKKPVYELDPENESNNGFKNEDLIVWMRTSALPTFRKLYRRVDHDQDGFKDGLGAGNYTLTIKYSYQVSAFEGTKRMILSTTSLLGGKNPFLGIAYIVVGCVCLLLGIALLIIHIKCSKSTSDMINVNPTTPYQ; translated from the exons ATGACGACCAGTACTGGTGAACCAGATTCAGCTCCAAAATCTAAAAAACCTACAG ACAGTGCCTTTAAACAGCAGCGGCTACCTGCATGGCAGcccatacttactgctggaacTGTATTACCAACTTTCTTCGTCATTGGTATAGCTTTCATACCGGTTGGTGTTGgccttttatatttttcggACGAAGTTCAAGAACGCGTAATAGATTACACTGGCtgtaaatcaattaattttgcACGTGACCAAAATATGAGATGCACTGATGTGATTGCCAAGTATCCTTCACGCGACTGTTACTGCAATGAAACCTTTACATTGCCTGTAGATTATAATGGAAAAGTTTACATGTACTATGGTCTtactaatttttatcaaaaccATCGACGTTACGTCAAGTCTCGTGATGATAACCAGTTATTAGGCCAATTAAGCCCTATGGTTTCTAGTGATTGTGAACCCTTTGCTTATGCAGATAAAAATGGTACTCAGGTACCAATAGCACCGTGTGGTGCCATAGCTAATTCTCTCTTTAGCGATGAACTTAGCTTGTACTCTCATAAGCATGGCTCACCAGTGCCATTATTAAGAACTGGAATAGCATGGCCTTCCgacaaaaatatcaaatttaaaaatccacCTGGAAATCTGAGAGAAGCTTTTAAGGattatgaaaaaccaaagaATTGGAAAAAGCCAGTTTACGAGTTGGATCCTGAAAATGAAAGCAACAATGGTTTCAAGAATGAAGATCTCATAGTGTGGATGAGAACATCTGCATTGCCTACTTTCAGAAAACTGTATCGGAGAGTAGATCACGATCAGGATGGCTTTAAAGATGGTCTGGGTGCTGGAAATTATACACTAacaattaaatatt CATATCAGGTGTCAGCTTTTGAAGGAACAAAAAGAATGATTTTGAGTACAACATCACTTCTAGGTGGGAAAAATCCATTCCTTGGAATTGCATACATTGTAGTTGGATGTGTTTGCCTACTTCTAGGAATTGCTTTACTAATTATACACATCAAGTGCTCAAAAAG TACCAGCGATATGATCAACGTCAACCCAACTACACCGTATCAATGA
- the LOC100124244 gene encoding dynamin-1-like protein isoform X2, with amino-acid sequence MEALIPVINKLQDVFNTVGADAIQLPQIVVLGTQSSGKSSVIESLVGRTFLPRGTGIVTRRPLVLQLVYAPKDDKEYRSAEDGTLDVDEWGTFLHQKNRIYKDFDQIRQEIESETDRMAGANKGICPEPINLKIFSKSVVNLTLIDLPGITKVPVGDQPEDIESQIRQLVLKYICNPNSIILAVVTANTDMATSESLKLSKDVDPDGRRTLAVVTKLDLMDAGTDAIDILCGRVIPVKLGIIGVVNRSQQDIMNKKTIQDALKDEAAFLQRKYPTLANRNGTPYLAKTLNRLLMHHIRDCLPDLKTRVNVMVSQFQTLLNSYGEDVGDKSQTLLQIITKFASSYCSTIEGTARNIETTELCGGARICYIFHETFGKTLDSIHPLAGLTKMDILTAIRNATGPRPALFVPEVSFELLVKRQIRRLEEPSLRCVELVHEEMQRIIQHCGTEVQQEMLRFPKLHERIVDVVTQLLRRRLPTTNSMVENLVAIELAYINTKHPDFHKDAALVSSLLKNAEMNQPKQNRRHLSSSATTTTSTNAIIPVQENNNKENIQQNHWLLSNLLPQGRAESASSVDGSPVRTRDETASSNPNQSPDGVVELQKGSPQQKAVNLLPEVPMQTSRKLSDREQRDCDVIERLIKSYFYIVRKSIQDSVPKAVMHFLVNYVKDNLQSELVTHLYKSDHAEHLLNESEHIAVRRKEAADMLKALTQAGHIISEIRETHMW; translated from the exons ATGGAAGCTTTAATTCCCGTTATTAATAAGCTGCAGGACGTATTTAATACCGTCGGTGCCGATGCCATACAGTTGCCGCAGATCGTCGTTTTAGGAACACAg AGCTCTGGAAAGTCGTCAGTTATTGAAAGTCTTGTGGGACGAACATTTTTACCAAGAGGCACAGGAATTGTGACGCGTAGACCACTAGTATTGCAGTTAGTTTATGCTCCAAAAGATGACAAAGAGTATCGCAGCGCTGAAGATGGGACTCTGGATGTCGATGAATGGGGCACCTTTCTCCATCAGAAAAATAGAATCTACAAAGACTTTGATCAGATTCGCCAAGAAATCGAAAGTGAGACGGATCGAATGGCTGGTGCTAACAAAGGAATCTGCCCAGAGCCCAtaaacttgaaaattttttcaaaatcagtGGTTAACTTGACATTGATTGATTTGCCAGGAATAACAAAAGTTCCTGTTGGTGACCAACCAGAAGATATTGAAAGTCAAATTCGTCAATTAGTTCTCAAATACATCTGTAATCCCAATTCCATAATTTTGGCTGTTGTAACAGCCAATACAGATATGGCAACTAGCGAGAGTTTAAAACTTAGTAAGGATGTTGATCCAGATGGGAGACGTACACTGGCTGTTGTTACAAAATTAGATCTTATGGATGCTG GTACGGATGCAATTGATATATTGTGTGGACGAGTGATTCCTGTGAAATTGGGCATTATTGGCGTTGTGAATCGCTCTCAGCAAGATATTATGAACAAAAAGACCATACAGGATGCTTTGAAAGACGAAGCTGCATTTTTACAGCGTAAATATCCTACTTTAGCAAACAGAAATGGAACACCTTACTTAGCAAAAACCCTGAATCGTTTACTGATGCATCATATCCGCGATTGCCTACCAGATTTAAAG ACGCGGGTTAATGTAATGGTTTCTCAGTTCCAAACTTTGCTCAATTCTTACGGAGAAGATGTAGGAGATAAGAGCCAAACACTTCTCCAAATTATTACGAAATTTGCGAGTAGTTACTGTTCTACCATTGAAGGTACTGCCAGAAATATAGAAACAACCGAGTTATGCGGAGGCGCACGCatttgttacatttttcaCGAAACTTTTGGTAAAACTTTGGATTCCATTCACCCGCTGGCCGGCTTAACGAAAATGGATATCCTGACTGCCATTCGAAATGCTACTGGCCCAAGGCCTGCTCTCTTTGTGCCTGAAGTTTCTTTTGAACTACTAGTCAAAAGGCAAATTCGCCGACTTGAAGAGCCTTCATTGCGTTGCGTTGAACTTGTACACGAAGAAATGCAGCGAATCATACAACACTGTGGAACAGAAGTTCAACAGGAAATGTTGCGTTTCCCGAAGCTACATGAACGCATAGTCGACGTTGTTACGCAACTTTTGCGCCGACGACTTCCTACGACGAATTCAATG GTGGAAAATCTAGTCGCTATAGAATTGGCTTATATTAACACCAAGCATCCAGATTTTCATAAAGATGCCGCTCTTGTCTCGTCATTATTGAAAAATGCCGAAATGAATCAGCCAAAACAAAACAGAAGACATTTATCTTCTTCTGCTACTACAACTACTTCTACAAATGCCATAATTCCTGTTCAGGAAAAT aataacaaagaaaatataCAGCAAAATCATTGGCTGCTCAGTAATTTACTACCACAGGGAAGGGCCGAATCAGCTAGTTCGGTAGACGGATCGCCAGTACGAACCCGTGATGAAACGGCTTCGTCAAATCCAAATCAAAGTCCCGATGGCGTAGTAGAACTGCAAAAGGGGTCACCCCAACAGAAAGCAGTTAATCTACTACCCGAAGTACCAATGCAAACATCTCGTAAACTCAGCGATCGAGAGCAACGAGATTGCGACGTTATCG AGAGGCTCATCAAGTCGTACTTTTATATCGTTCGTAAATCAATACAAGACAGCGTACCCAAAGCTGTCATGCATTTCTTAGTTAATTACGTGAAGGATAATTTACAAAGCGAACTGGTCACGCATTTATACAAGTCTGATCATGCAGAACATTTACTTAATGAAAGTGAACACATTGCCGTTAGGCGCAAGGAAGCAGCTGACATGCTTAAA GCCCTCACCCAAGCAGGTCACATCATCAGTGAAATTCGTGAGACGCATATGTGGTAA
- the LOC100187722 gene encoding N-lysine methyltransferase SMYD2-like: MSSEPSASVRPRVSVSAAAGLLAEFERRLREQTSSSEGFAERFSELSRNNDRPGMVGCLLSAALSSCPIGESFRAKDEARAATILEEMGPVCESSLITAVLNVDKVTAVLTEALLSAPARSPLFFQVLLQRARAWYRSGELLRCGQDCRLFCEKLASMDPQQDDDWTEESRVDALLMLSDCLKRENDAAEARNALNEAMHRIDHLARRRCLGAEPELFKIEKAQLLKDFLEKKQSLALSQRLLDAASRSRRATANQIRIPTVHGAKPNDFLTSCSDALALGSDEAKGRKLYATRDIKPGTVLIVDRPFASTTDVAALCRNCLCCHASLKLPESIRVPCEHCQAVQFCSEDCRRRAWNKFHKYECRIFDYFYAKQAQKTNCLLAYRAVVAAALRNEKEFSLDQEFLKLHENDKDSLDIASLASYESRDYKTVFSLESHCADADPADNLQRAIHSVFFAKSLIYSLNYFHPEIDNHERHLHILAVALLHNMQAIKCNAYEIVENVRDDETKILEPRNVGGAIYTTVSLTNHSCYPNIVRHSFPNGTVVVTSLRYIPEGSEILDCYGQHFLENKRDSRRRLLAEKYYFDCQCEPCLADWPIVLPSDQFNFKCKKCFKKCRRTRNATECVACGQKTETSKLYASLQNSMKKRLAALTKMYDGHYEDALPLLLEHANCIDKILSEPSLEAVKTQQSIIQCLNAMSSTSV, encoded by the exons ATGTCATCGGAACCATCGGCATCGGTTCGTCCGCGCGTCAGCGTATCGGCGGCAGCAGG CCTGCTGGCCGAGTTCGAGCGCCGGCTCAGGGAGCAGACGAGTTCGAGCGAGGGCTTCGCCGAGCGTTTCTCCGAACTGTCGCGCAACAACGACAGGCCAGGGATGGTCGGCTGTCTGCTGTCCGCCGCTCTCTCTAGCTGCCCGATCGGCGAGTCGTTCCGGGCGAAGGACGAGGCGCGAGCCGCCACGATCTTGGAGGAGATGGGTCCGGTCTGCGAGTCCTCGCTCATCACCGCGGTGCTGAACGTCGACAAAGTCACGGCTGTGCTGACGGAGGCGTTGCTCAGCGCGCCGGCTCGGTCCCCCCTCTTCTTCCAAGTGCTCCTGCAGCGCGCCCGGGCCTGGTATCGCTCGGGCGAGTTGCTGCGCTGCGGCCAGGACTGTCGGTTGTTCTGCGAGAAGCTGGCCTCCATGGACCCGCAGCAGGACGACGACTGGACGGAGGAGAGCCGCGTCGACGCGCTGCTCATGCTCTCGGACTGCCTGAAGAGGGAGAACGACGCCGCGGAGGCGAGGAACGCGCTCAACGAGGCCATGCACCGCATCGACCACTTGGCGAGGAGACGCTGCCTCGGCGCGGAGCCCGAGCTGTTCAAGATCGAGAAGGCCCAGCTGCTCAAAGACTTTCTCGAGAAGAAGCAGAGCTTGGCCCTGTCGCAGAGGCTCCTCGACGCGGCCTCGAGGTCCCGCCGCGCAACGGCGAATCAA ATAAGGATTCCTACGGTGCACGGCGCGAAGCCCAACGACTTTCTGACCTCTTGCTCCGACGCGCTAGCCTTGGGAAGTGACGAGGCGAAGGGAAGGAAGCTATACGCGACGAGAGACATCAAGCCCGGCACTGTGCTAATAGTGGATCGGCCTTTTGCCTCTACTACCGACGTCGCAGCGCTTTGCAGAAATTGTCTCTGCTGTCACGCTTCCTTGAAACTGCCGGAGAGCATCAGGGTGCCGTGTGAACATTGTCAAGCG GTGCAATTTTGTTCGGAAGATTGCCGGCGGCGAGCTTGGAACAAATTCCACAAGTACGAGTGCAGAATTTTCGACTACTTTTACGCGAAACAAGCGCAGAAAACCAACTGTCTCTTGGCCTACAGGGCAGTAGTGGCCGCTGCTCTGCGCAACGAGAAGGAATTTTCGCTCGatcaagaatttttaaaactccACGAAAACGACAAGGACAGTCTGGACATTGCCTCGTTGGCTTCGTACGAGTCGCGAGACTACAAAACCGTATTCAGTTTGGAAAGCCACTGCGCCGACGCGGATCCGGCGGATAATCTTCAACGAGCAATCCACTCGgtattttttgcaaaaagcCTCATTTATTCGTTAAATTATTTCCATCCGGAAATCGATAACCATGAAAGGCATTTACACATTTTGGCAGTAGCTTTATTACATAATATGCAAGCCATCAAATGTAATGCTTACGAAATAGTCGAGAACGTGCGTGACGACGAAACCAAGATTTTGGAGCCACGCAACGTCGGAGGTGCCATTTACACCACGGTTAGCTTGACCAATCACAGCTGCTATCCAAACATCGTCAGGCATTCCTTTCCCAATG GCACCGTCGTCGTGACATCCCTTCGTTACATACCAGAAGGTTCGGAAATCCTGGATTGTTATGGACAGCATTTTCTCGAGAACAAAAGAGATTCTAGGCGTCGCCTGTTGGCCGAAAAATATTACTTTGACTGCCAGTGCGAGCCTTGTCTCGCTGATTGGCCAATTGTGTTACCGAGCGACCAATTCAATTTCAAATGTAAAAAGTGTTTCAAAAAATGCCGTAGAACCAGAAATGCGACAGAGTGCGTTGCATGTGGTCAAAAGACTGAGACGAGCAAGCTCTATGCCTCGCTCCaaaattcaatgaaaaaaCGACTGGCGGCTCTGACAAAAATGTACGATGGACATTATGAGGATGCGTTACCATTACTACTAGAACACGCGAATTGCATTGACAAAATTTTGTCGGAGCCGAGTCTCGAAGCAGTTAAAACACAACAATCCATCATTCAATGCTTAAACGCCATGTCGTCAACTTCCGTTtaa